In a genomic window of Neoarius graeffei isolate fNeoGra1 chromosome 13, fNeoGra1.pri, whole genome shotgun sequence:
- the LOC132896154 gene encoding general transcription factor II-I repeat domain-containing protein 2A-like, whose translation MSHSKMSGGDVGLPNKKQKTYHYHIEWEEEFFFTMSFSKCVCLICQSSIAIPKKGNVERHFRTVHGKYEADFPPKSELRKRKVKELKSQLSGQQSLFTQHSSKAKAATEASFRVSRVIVKNMKSFQEGEIMKEAFVEAAESLFGDFKNKAEIMSSIKALQLSRHTVTRRCEAMAEDVTQQMWKDIGDCECFSLQLDESTDVSDTAQVCVYIRMVFSDMTAKEELLTVIPLKEHARGEDIFLSFKNFIENTQLPLYKLVSITTDGAPAMVGRVNGFIAKCRQDDAFPDFVNYHCIIHQQALCAKMLNMKEIMDVATKIACSIRAKALQRRLFRAHLEKADSDHFELLLHTDVRWLSRGKFLQRFRELCPEIKEFFRETGHAEYKQLNDEQWLLDLAFLTDLTNKLNDLNQELQGKDKTVTDMISSVNAFKRKIKHLSSKLQRHDLANFPNLKSELETQGKACAQLSSARYTEQIDNCLSEFDRRFQDFATLEPVATFMCYPFQEDAEIDSLASKIATLFHLNSSGVEDEILSLQADIELKARAHGHFWNLLTEKKYPNMRKCATSLTALFGSTYLCESAFSHMKIIKSQYRSTMTDEHLEMCLRLAVSSYRPDYASLADSMQCKSSN comes from the coding sequence atgagccaTTCTAAAATGAGTGGGGGAGATGTCGGCCTACCAAATAAGAAGCAAAAAACCTATCACTACCATATTGAATGGGAGGAAGAGTTTTTTTTCACTATGTCCTTTTCGAAGTGCGTTTGCCTGATCTGTCAGTCTAGCATTGCTATTCCAAAGAAGGGAAATGTGGAGAGGCATTTTCGGACAGTTCATGGGAAATACGAGGCGGACTTCCCACCGAAAAGTGAATTAAGAAAGAGGAAGGTGAAGGAATTGAAATCGCAGTTGTCCGGACAGCAGTCACTTTTCACACAGCATTCATCGAAAGCTAAAGCGGCTACCGAAGCCTCATTCAGAGTGAGTCGTGTCATCGTGAAAAACATGAAGTCATTCCAAGAGGGAGAGATAATGAAAGAGGCATTCGTTGAAGCAGCAGAGTCGTTGTTTGGAGATTTTAAAAATAAGGCCGAAATAATGTCTTCAATCAAAGCCCTGCAACTTTCACGACACACAGTTACAAGGCGCTGTGAAGCCATGGCTGAGGATGTAACCCAGCAGATGTGGAAGGACATCGGAGATTGCGAGTGCTTTTCACTGCAGTTGGACGAGTCTACGGACGTCAGTGACACAGCCCAGGTATGCGTTTATATTCGTATGGTGTTCAGCGACATGACGGCAAAGGAAGAGCTATTGACAGTGATTCCCTTGAAGGAACATGCGCGAGGAGAGGACATTTTTCTGTCATTTAAAAACTTCATCGAGAACACTCAGCTCCCACTGTACAAATTAGTGTCCATCACCACGGATGGAGCCCCCGCAATGGTTGGTCGCGTGAATGGGTTTATTGCCAAGTGCAGACAGGACGATGCTTTCCCAGACTTCGTGAATTACCACTGCATAATCCACCAACAAGCACTTTGCGCGAAGATGCTGAACATGAAAGAGATCATGGACGTGGCGACGAAGATCGCCTGCTCAATTAGAGCCAAAGCACTTCAAAGACGGCTATTCCGCGCACATCTGGAGAAGGCTGACAGCGACCACTTTGAGTTGTTGCTACACACTGACGTGAGGTGGCTTAGTCGCGGGAAATTCTTGCAACGATTCCGAGAGCTCTGTCCAGAAATCAAGGAGTTTTTTCGTGAAACTGGACATGCAGAATACAAACAGCTGAATGATGAACAGTGGCTGCTAGATCTGGCTTTTTTAACCGAtcttacaaacaagctgaatgacCTTAATCAAGAGCTGCAAGGAAAAGACAAAACGGTGACCGACATGATCAGCTCAGTCAATGCCTTCAAACGTAAAATCAAACATCTGTCCTCAAAGCTTCAGCGCCATGATTTGGCAAATTTCCCGAACCTGAAGTCAGAGTTGGAGACGCAAGGGAAGGCCTGTGCGCAACTAAGCAGCGCACGCTACACAGAGCAGATTGACAACTGCCTGTCCGAGTTCGACAGACGTTTCCAAGACTTTGCTACACTCGAGCCAGTGGCTACATTCATGTGCTATCCGTTTCAAGAAGATGCCGAGATTGATTCACTTGCGTCAAAAATCGCAACACTGTTTCACCTGAATTCATCTGGAGTGGAAGATGAGATTTTATCACTACAAGCTGACATTGAGCTGAAGGCCAGAGCTCATGGACACTTCTGGAACTTACTCACAGAGAAAAAGTACCCCAACATGAGGAAATGTGCTACTTCCCTGACTGCATTATTCGGCTCAACTTATCTGTGCGAATCAGCCTTTTCCCACATGAAGATCATCAAGTCCCAGTATCGTTCCACCATGACTGATGAACATTTGGAAATGTGCTTGAGGCTGGCTGTCAGCAGCTACCGTCCGGACTACGCATCCCTGGCCGACTCAATGCAGTGCAAGTCATCAAATTAA